One Deltaproteobacteria bacterium genomic region harbors:
- a CDS encoding 3-keto-5-aminohexanoate cleavage protein gives MNENRTVITLAVTGSIGDKSKHPALPVTPAEIAQSALEAWSAGASVVHIHVRDPETAEPSMSLDLYEETVQRIRGTSDMLINLTTGAGARIVPDNAEPMGLAPETTWSTPQKRTEHVVRLKPELCSLDVGSMNFGARVFANPLPHIEEMAARIKQAGVRPELEVFDLGHVEIARSLIAKGLVEGPPVFQLCLGIPWGMPATSKNMLLMREVLPSDAIWGGFGVGPASFPMIAQSALLGGNVRVGFEDNFYLTPGTPAKSNAQLVEKTVAVLRALDRAPASPDEAREMLCLKS, from the coding sequence ATGAACGAGAATAGAACTGTTATCACCCTGGCGGTCACCGGGTCTATCGGCGACAAGTCAAAGCACCCTGCCCTCCCGGTCACACCGGCGGAAATTGCACAAAGCGCCCTGGAGGCCTGGTCGGCCGGGGCTTCGGTGGTGCATATCCATGTGAGAGATCCTGAAACCGCCGAACCGTCCATGTCCTTGGACTTGTATGAGGAGACGGTCCAGCGTATCAGAGGAACCTCCGACATGCTGATCAATTTGACTACCGGCGCCGGGGCCCGCATTGTCCCTGACAATGCCGAACCCATGGGTCTGGCGCCCGAAACCACCTGGAGCACCCCCCAAAAGCGGACCGAGCACGTGGTGAGGCTCAAGCCGGAGCTCTGTTCATTGGACGTGGGATCCATGAACTTTGGCGCCAGGGTTTTTGCCAATCCCCTCCCCCATATCGAGGAGATGGCGGCACGGATCAAACAGGCAGGCGTTCGACCCGAGTTGGAGGTGTTTGATCTGGGCCATGTGGAAATCGCCCGGAGCCTGATCGCAAAGGGTCTTGTGGAGGGCCCGCCTGTTTTTCAACTCTGTCTGGGAATCCCATGGGGAATGCCCGCGACCTCAAAAAACATGCTCCTGATGCGGGAAGTGCTCCCTTCGGACGCCATCTGGGGGGGGTTCGGTGTGGGCCCGGCCAGCTTTCCCATGATTGCCCAATCCGCATTGCTCGGAGGGAATGTGAGGGTGGGTTTCGAGGACAATTTCTATCTGACCCCTGGAACACCAGCCAAAAGTAATGCCCAGTTGGTGGAAAAGACGGTCGCCGTATTGAGGGCATTGGACAGGGCGCCCGCATCCCCGGATGAAGCCAGAGAGATGCTCTGCTTGAAATCATAG
- a CDS encoding alcohol dehydrogenase catalytic domain-containing protein, protein MKKTRAMVLTGPGKLELQEFVLPEIGKEDGILKLELIGVCGSDPGIYNGKTRGAPRPFPIILGHEIVGRVEKMGAMAQERHGVREGDRVIIEYAFGCGECKACLAGTYTLCEKYYSYGSMISCKEPPHLFGAYADYLYIHPRAMVHKIGGISPETGVLICAVLGNAVRWLRTIGNVSIGQRVVIVGPGQQGLAAVVVAKESGAGPIFVVGLSKDRERLEMAHRFGADFLINGEKEDPAQIISDETHGAMADLAMDVTGHPSGASLAVSLTGTRGTVILPGLYGPSTEVPLLLDRVVLKELKLRGVFSHDSPAVEAAIALAGRDKYPLVQMISHRLPLEKAEEAIRLVGGKVPGETPMKVVLDPNM, encoded by the coding sequence ATGAAGAAAACAAGAGCCATGGTTCTCACAGGTCCGGGCAAACTGGAATTACAGGAATTTGTTCTGCCCGAGATAGGCAAGGAGGACGGTATCCTGAAGCTGGAGCTTATCGGCGTCTGCGGTTCAGATCCCGGGATCTACAATGGGAAAACCCGGGGGGCACCCAGACCTTTTCCCATCATTCTGGGGCATGAAATTGTCGGTCGTGTGGAAAAAATGGGGGCCATGGCTCAAGAGCGGCACGGCGTCAGGGAAGGAGACCGGGTGATCATTGAATATGCCTTCGGATGCGGGGAATGCAAGGCCTGCCTGGCCGGGACCTACACCCTCTGCGAGAAATATTATTCCTACGGGTCCATGATATCGTGCAAGGAACCGCCCCATTTATTTGGAGCATATGCCGACTATCTGTACATTCACCCACGGGCCATGGTCCACAAAATTGGCGGCATCTCGCCGGAAACAGGCGTTCTGATCTGTGCCGTCCTGGGCAACGCCGTCCGCTGGCTGCGGACAATCGGGAACGTTTCTATAGGCCAGCGTGTGGTGATTGTCGGGCCCGGCCAGCAGGGTCTGGCCGCAGTGGTCGTGGCAAAGGAATCCGGCGCCGGCCCCATCTTTGTGGTCGGTCTTTCAAAAGACAGGGAACGGCTTGAAATGGCCCATCGCTTTGGGGCTGATTTTCTTATCAATGGGGAAAAGGAGGACCCGGCGCAGATCATCTCAGATGAAACCCATGGCGCCATGGCCGATCTGGCAATGGATGTCACCGGACATCCCTCCGGCGCTTCCCTGGCCGTTTCACTCACAGGTACGCGGGGTACGGTCATTCTTCCCGGCCTGTACGGTCCGAGCACGGAAGTCCCGTTGCTGCTGGACCGGGTAGTCTTGAAGGAATTGAAACTGAGGGGTGTTTTTTCCCATGATTCTCCCGCGGTCGAGGCTGCCATTGCATTGGCAGGCCGGGATAAATATCCTCTTGTTCAAATGATCAGCCACAGGCTTCCATTGGAAAAGGCTGAAGAGGCCATTAGACTGGTGGGAGGGAAAGTCCCGGGTGAAACACCGATGAAAGTTGTCCTCGACCCAAATATGTAA
- a CDS encoding DUF1850 domain-containing protein translates to MSHVKGTTCLRCGPRAWFSVLLLAMEKFKKRPLALGVLSLALVSGIALCIYPQYVLCIRDASNDTTVLSVGTHPGDNLWIVFINSVERLPVADHFVVNDRHQLMFTETIYQAPYAGYLHSEKSEVIAPGTTRISGSDRLMEEITFYAGYDSRHLLFVNGKWTPLYHVAQGGDLIRVTVNRQSRLATFLNRIFSDEQ, encoded by the coding sequence TTGTCTCATGTGAAGGGGACCACCTGCCTGAGGTGCGGTCCGCGGGCGTGGTTCAGTGTATTGCTTTTGGCCATGGAAAAATTCAAGAAAAGGCCCCTGGCCCTCGGAGTTCTCAGCTTGGCCCTTGTGTCGGGCATCGCTTTATGCATCTATCCTCAATATGTCTTATGCATCAGGGATGCGAGCAACGACACCACCGTACTGAGCGTCGGAACGCATCCCGGGGATAATCTCTGGATTGTGTTCATTAATTCTGTAGAACGTCTCCCTGTGGCCGACCACTTCGTCGTCAACGACAGGCATCAACTCATGTTTACGGAAACCATTTATCAGGCGCCTTACGCAGGATATCTCCACTCCGAAAAAAGCGAGGTGATCGCGCCGGGAACGACAAGGATCTCTGGGAGCGATCGCCTCATGGAGGAAATCACCTTCTACGCCGGATACGATTCGAGACACCTTTTGTTTGTGAACGGTAAGTGGACACCCCTTTACCATGTGGCGCAAGGGGGCGATCTCATCCGGGTCACGGTGAACAGACAATCCAGACTGGCCACATTCTTGAACAGGATATTTTCAGATGAGCAATAA
- a CDS encoding TRAP transporter permease has protein sequence MSNNKDFGKKTALFASGLAILMALFQLYTSGFGRFPALQQRSIHLAFALILTFYLFPVTKKGLSRKWGAVINFLSSIGALLACGNIAFIVYYVLYERAGAATDIDIILGLILIVLVLDMTRRIMGWALPIITLIFIAYGFLGSYIKLPYISHSGMDLHRFIAYTYLSTEGLFTVPLGVSATFIAIFVIFASFLVNSGVGDFFMDAATAVAGDKTGGPAKVAVVASAAMGSVSGSAVGNVVTTGSVTIPLMKKMGFPALLAAGIEGTASTGGQIMPPLMGAAAFIIASIVGKPYLTICVAAFVPAVLSFMSVYVIVHFESERYGIKGLPKEELPKLWPVLKRKGHLVLPIVVLVAMLVMGYTAMKAGFYAIISVILVSAFQKDTRMGIKRILEAMEKGAKAVLPIAAACACSGIVVGILTLTGLGLKISYLLVEIAGGSLPVLLLLAMMASILLGMGITTTAAYLLVAIIVAPVLVRMGVPDLAAHMFVFYYAVISTITPPVALAAYAAAGVAGTDPFKTSLVGFRVGIAKFVVPFYIIYTPEIMLVFGAPLKALAALLMSFFGIWALAGGACGYVFRELKFYERLVLLVCIPFTIPKSLLYNTASMAVIIIVTLYFWISAKKGRQKTPDQQRNSHLIQSRYRESKTESPRGGGHERE, from the coding sequence ATGAGCAATAATAAAGACTTTGGGAAAAAAACCGCGCTGTTCGCTTCCGGCCTGGCAATTCTCATGGCCCTGTTTCAGCTCTACACCTCGGGCTTTGGCCGATTTCCAGCCCTTCAGCAGCGATCCATCCATCTGGCCTTTGCCCTTATTCTGACCTTCTATCTTTTCCCGGTCACCAAAAAGGGGTTATCCAGGAAATGGGGCGCTGTCATTAATTTTCTCTCGTCCATCGGTGCTCTGCTCGCCTGCGGGAATATCGCCTTTATCGTCTATTATGTCCTTTACGAAAGGGCGGGCGCCGCCACCGATATCGACATCATCCTCGGACTCATTTTGATCGTCCTGGTCCTGGACATGACCCGGAGGATCATGGGATGGGCACTCCCTATCATTACCCTCATATTCATTGCCTATGGTTTTCTGGGTTCTTATATCAAACTCCCCTATATTTCCCATTCGGGCATGGACCTTCACCGATTCATTGCATACACCTATCTGAGCACTGAAGGGCTTTTTACGGTACCATTGGGGGTATCGGCGACATTCATTGCCATTTTCGTGATTTTTGCCTCTTTCCTGGTCAATTCGGGGGTCGGGGACTTTTTCATGGATGCGGCAACGGCCGTAGCCGGCGATAAAACCGGAGGGCCTGCCAAGGTTGCAGTCGTAGCCAGTGCAGCCATGGGGTCTGTTTCAGGAAGCGCGGTCGGGAATGTCGTAACTACCGGATCCGTCACCATCCCATTGATGAAGAAGATGGGGTTTCCGGCGCTGCTGGCCGCCGGGATCGAGGGTACCGCCTCTACCGGAGGGCAGATCATGCCCCCCCTCATGGGTGCGGCAGCGTTCATCATCGCCAGCATCGTGGGAAAGCCTTATCTGACCATCTGTGTTGCAGCCTTTGTTCCGGCTGTCCTCTCTTTTATGTCGGTGTATGTAATCGTGCACTTTGAGTCTGAAAGATATGGCATTAAAGGGTTGCCCAAGGAGGAACTGCCCAAACTATGGCCGGTTCTCAAAAGAAAAGGCCATCTGGTCCTCCCTATCGTCGTCCTGGTGGCGATGCTTGTCATGGGATATACTGCCATGAAAGCAGGATTCTATGCCATCATATCCGTGATCCTTGTAAGCGCCTTTCAAAAGGACACCCGCATGGGCATCAAGCGCATCCTTGAGGCAATGGAGAAAGGGGCCAAAGCAGTTCTGCCCATCGCCGCGGCCTGTGCCTGTTCCGGCATTGTCGTGGGGATACTGACCCTGACCGGTTTAGGGCTCAAGATTTCATACCTCCTGGTGGAAATAGCGGGCGGAAGTCTTCCCGTATTGCTGCTGCTGGCCATGATGGCATCCATACTGCTCGGCATGGGGATCACCACAACAGCCGCCTACCTCCTTGTAGCCATTATCGTCGCTCCTGTTCTCGTCAGGATGGGCGTGCCCGACCTGGCGGCACACATGTTTGTCTTCTATTATGCCGTCATCTCCACCATCACCCCGCCGGTCGCCCTGGCCGCCTATGCTGCGGCAGGAGTGGCGGGCACCGATCCCTTCAAGACGTCGTTGGTGGGGTTTCGTGTGGGAATCGCAAAGTTTGTCGTTCCCTTTTATATCATTTACACGCCTGAAATCATGCTGGTCTTTGGGGCGCCGTTAAAAGCGCTGGCTGCATTGCTCATGTCCTTCTTCGGCATATGGGCCTTGGCAGGGGGAGCGTGCGGATACGTATTCCGGGAATTGAAGTTCTATGAAAGGCTGGTGCTCCTGGTCTGTATCCCCTTTACCATCCCCAAGAGCCTGCTCTATAATACGGCAAGTATGGCTGTTATTATTATTGTTACCCTTTATTTCTGGATAAGTGCGAAAAAGGGAAGGCAGAAAACACCCGACCAACAACGAAACTCCCATTTGATACAATCACGATATCGGGAATCCAAGACCGAGAGCCCGAGAGGCGGAGGACATGAACGAGAATAG